In a genomic window of Nomascus leucogenys isolate Asia chromosome 4, Asia_NLE_v1, whole genome shotgun sequence:
- the DHCR7 gene encoding 7-dehydrocholesterol reductase: MAAKSQPNIPKAKSLDGVTNDRTASEGQWGRAWEVDWFSLASVIFLLLCAPFIVYYFIMACDQYSCALTGPVVDIATGRARLSDIWAKTPPITRKAAQLYTLWVTFQVLLYTSLPDFCHKFLPGYVGGIQEGAVTPAGVVNKYQINGLQAWILTHLLWFANAHLLSWFSPTIIFDNWIPLLWCANILGYAVSTFAMVKGYFFPTSARDCKFTGNFFYNYMMGVEFNPRIGKWFDFKLFFNGRPGIVAWTLINLSFAAKQRELHGHVTNAMVLVNVLQAIYVIDFFWNETWYLKTIDICHDHFGWYLGWGDCVWLPYLYTLQGLYLVYHPVQLSTPHAVGVLLLGLVGYYIFRVANHQKDLFRRMDGRCLIWGRKPKVIECSYTSANGQRHHSKLLVSGFWGVARHFNYVGDLMGSLAYCLACGGGHLLPYFYIIYMAILLTHRCLRDEHRCASKYGRDWERYTAAVPYRLLPGIF, from the exons ATGGCTGCAAAATCACAACCCAACATTCCCAAAGCCAAGAGTCTAGATGGCGTCACCAATGACAGAACCGCATCTGAAGGGCAGTGGGGCCGTGCCTG GGAGGTAGACTGGTTTTCACTGGCAAGCGTCATCTTCCTACTGCTGTGTGCCCCGTTCATCGTCTACTACTTCATCATGGCATGTGACCAGTACAGCTGTGCCCTCACCGGCCCCGTGGTGGACATCGCCACCGGACGTGCTCGGCTCTCGGACATCTGGGCCAAGACTCCACCTATAACGAGGAAAGCTGCCCAGCTCTATACCTTGTGGGTCACCTTCCAG GTGCTTCTGTACACGTCTCTCCCTGACTTCTGCCATAAGTTTCTACCCGGCTACGTAGGAGGCATCCAGGAGGGGGCCGTGACTCCTGCAG GGGTTGTGAACAAGTATCAGATCAACGGCCTGCAAGCCTGGATCCTCACGCACCTGCTCTGGTTTGCAAACGCTCATCTCCTGTCCTGGTTCTCGCCCACCATCATCTTCGACAACTGGATCCCGCTGCTGTGGTGCGCCAACATCCTTGGCTATGCCGTCTCCACCTTTGCCATGGTCAAGGGCTACTTCTTCCCCACCAGTGCCAGAGACTG caAATTCACAGGCAATTTCTTTTACAACTACATGATGGGCGTCGAGTTTAACCCTCGGATCGGGAAGTGGTTTGACTTCAAGCTGTTCTTCAATGGGCGCCCTGGCATCGTCGCCTGGACTCTCATCAACCTGTCCTTCGCAGCGAAGCAGCGGGAGCTCCACGGCCATGTAACCAATGCCATGGTCCTGGTCAACGTCCTGCAG GCCATCTACGTGATTGACTTCTTCTGGAACGAAACCTGGTACCTGAAGACCATTGACATCTGCCATGACCACTTCGGGTGGTACCTGGGCTGGGGCGACTGTGTCTGGCTGCCCTACCTTTACACGCTGCAG GGTCTGTACTTGGTGTACCACCCCGTGCAGCTGTCCACCCCGCACGCCGTGGGCGTCCTGCTGCTGGGCCTGGTGGGCTACTACATCTTCCGGGTGGCCAACCACCAGAAGGACCTGTTCCGCCGCATGGATGGGCGCTGCCTTATCTGGGGCAGGAAGCCCAAGGTCATCGAGTGCTCCTACACGTCCGCCAACGGGCAGAGGCACCACAGCAAGCTGCTGGTGTCGGGCTTCTGGGGCGTGGCCCGCCACTTCAACTATGTCGGCGACCTGATGGGCAGCCTGGCCTACTGCCTGGCCTGCGGTGGCGGCCACCTGCTGCCCTACTTCTACATCATCTACATGGCCATCCTGCTGACCCACCGCTGCCTCCGGGACGAGCACCGCTGCGCCAGCAAGTACGGCCGGGACTGGGAGCGCTACACCGCCGCGGTGCCTTACCGCCTGCTGCCTGGAATCTTCTAA